One Elaeis guineensis isolate ETL-2024a chromosome 10, EG11, whole genome shotgun sequence genomic window carries:
- the LOC105035205 gene encoding WRKY transcription factor 44 isoform X1, which translates to MQDAEKIVVAKPVASRPYSNLRSFSELLADAMNASPVTSFAEATVTIRPKTVRFKPSPNAALAEVSSLDNISESRVAFNISDKASTTISKADYKTSVLYKPAARVVSRTTASRLANLGNFDAGHQNPATDVQAPVHVIGQEKHQFQLQPTLSCQQNSFSHIDMNHIYKPSNSVPESTEQDTRKQPATGGDRPSYDGYNWRKYGQKQVKGSECPRSYYKCTHPNCPVKKKVERSFDGQIAEIVYKGEHNHPKPQPPKRLSSGSQGQTVVSEGHGKESDNPLRSHHLVWGNVSDGQVEKGIEISLPDTTSFLGKAYFSHDPPFATSYNSVARNPDSAGRLSGASEFGNATASIDNDKPNYNRRKNENQVSGAGAVMEGVAEPHSATQTMVESDVSGDGFHWRKYGQKVVKGNLYPRSYYRCTTPNCNVRKYVEKASDDSGSFVTTYEGKHNHALPAKKTNLAASDPDAVALNNSRHNLNT; encoded by the exons ATGCAAGACGCAGAGAAGATTGTTGTGGCCAAACCTGTGGCTTCTCGACCTTATTCCAATCTCAGGTCCTTCTCAGAGCTCCTTGCTGACGCCATGAATGCTTCTCCTGTGACTTCATTTGCTGAGGCAACGGTTACCATCAGGCCGAAGACTGTGAGATTTAAACCCTCACCAAATGCTGCCCTAGCTGAGGTTTCATCCCTG GATAATATATCTGAATCAAGAGTTGCATTTAACATATCTGATAAAGCATCTACTACGATTTCAAAAGCAGATTATAAGACAAGTGTCTTATACAAACCTGCAGCAAGAGTTGTTTCAAGGACCACTGCTTCTCGCTTGGCAAATCTG GGAAACTTTGATGCCGGTCATCAAAACCCCGCCACAGATGTGCAAGCCCCAGTTCATGTTATAGGGCAAGAAAAACACCAATTCCAGCTCCAGCCTACTCTCAGCTGTCAACAGAATTCATTTTCGCACATTGATATGAACCATATTTATAAGCCTTCAAATTCTGTGCCTGAGAGCACAGAACAAGATACAAGAAAACAACCAGCAACTGGTGGAGACCGACCTTCGTACGATGGTTATAACTGGAGAAAGTATGGGCAAAAGCAAGTGAAAGGAAGTGAATGCCCACGCAGTTACTATAAATGTACACATCCAAATTGTCCTGTAAAGAAGAAGGTTGAGAGATCATTTGATGGACAAATAGCGGAAATTGTCTACAAGGGTGAACACAATCATCCTAAGCCTCAGCCACCTAAGCGACTCTCATCAGGGTCACAAGGGCAAACAGTTGTTTCTGAAGGGCATGGGAAAGAGAGTGACAATCCATTGCGGAGCCACCATCTTGTTTGGGGGAATGTATCTGATGGACAAGTTGAGAAAGGCATTGAAATAAGTCTTCCAGACACTACCTCTTTTCTTGGGAAGGCATATTTTTCTCATGATCCACCTTTTGCTACGTCATACAATAGCGTTGCTAGGAATCCTGATAGTGCTGGTCGACTCAGTGGGGCCTCTGAATTTGGAAACGCAACAGCTAGTATAGATAATGACAAGCCTAATTATAATAGAAG GAAGAATGAGAATCAAGTTAGTGGAGCAGGCGCCGTAATGGAAGGTGTTGCAGAGCCTCATTCTGCAACACAGACTATGGTAGAATCAGATGTCTCTGGAGATGGATTTCACTGGCGAAAATATGGACAGAAGGTTGTGAAGGGAAATTTATATCCAAG AAGTTACTACAGATGCACCACTCCTAACTGTAACGTGCGTAAGTATgttgagaaggcatcagatgattCAGGATCTTTCGTTACAACATATGAGGGAAAACACAATCATGCGCTGCCAGCTAAGAAGACAAACCTAGCTGCTTCTGACCCTGATGCAGTAGCCCTTAACAACTCCAGGCATAATTTGAACACTTGA
- the LOC105035205 gene encoding WRKY transcription factor 44 isoform X2, protein MQDAEKIVVAKPVASRPYSNLRSFSELLADAMNASPVTSFAEATVTIRPKTVRFKPSPNAALAEVSSLGNFDAGHQNPATDVQAPVHVIGQEKHQFQLQPTLSCQQNSFSHIDMNHIYKPSNSVPESTEQDTRKQPATGGDRPSYDGYNWRKYGQKQVKGSECPRSYYKCTHPNCPVKKKVERSFDGQIAEIVYKGEHNHPKPQPPKRLSSGSQGQTVVSEGHGKESDNPLRSHHLVWGNVSDGQVEKGIEISLPDTTSFLGKAYFSHDPPFATSYNSVARNPDSAGRLSGASEFGNATASIDNDKPNYNRRKNENQVSGAGAVMEGVAEPHSATQTMVESDVSGDGFHWRKYGQKVVKGNLYPRSYYRCTTPNCNVRKYVEKASDDSGSFVTTYEGKHNHALPAKKTNLAASDPDAVALNNSRHNLNT, encoded by the exons ATGCAAGACGCAGAGAAGATTGTTGTGGCCAAACCTGTGGCTTCTCGACCTTATTCCAATCTCAGGTCCTTCTCAGAGCTCCTTGCTGACGCCATGAATGCTTCTCCTGTGACTTCATTTGCTGAGGCAACGGTTACCATCAGGCCGAAGACTGTGAGATTTAAACCCTCACCAAATGCTGCCCTAGCTGAGGTTTCATCCCTG GGAAACTTTGATGCCGGTCATCAAAACCCCGCCACAGATGTGCAAGCCCCAGTTCATGTTATAGGGCAAGAAAAACACCAATTCCAGCTCCAGCCTACTCTCAGCTGTCAACAGAATTCATTTTCGCACATTGATATGAACCATATTTATAAGCCTTCAAATTCTGTGCCTGAGAGCACAGAACAAGATACAAGAAAACAACCAGCAACTGGTGGAGACCGACCTTCGTACGATGGTTATAACTGGAGAAAGTATGGGCAAAAGCAAGTGAAAGGAAGTGAATGCCCACGCAGTTACTATAAATGTACACATCCAAATTGTCCTGTAAAGAAGAAGGTTGAGAGATCATTTGATGGACAAATAGCGGAAATTGTCTACAAGGGTGAACACAATCATCCTAAGCCTCAGCCACCTAAGCGACTCTCATCAGGGTCACAAGGGCAAACAGTTGTTTCTGAAGGGCATGGGAAAGAGAGTGACAATCCATTGCGGAGCCACCATCTTGTTTGGGGGAATGTATCTGATGGACAAGTTGAGAAAGGCATTGAAATAAGTCTTCCAGACACTACCTCTTTTCTTGGGAAGGCATATTTTTCTCATGATCCACCTTTTGCTACGTCATACAATAGCGTTGCTAGGAATCCTGATAGTGCTGGTCGACTCAGTGGGGCCTCTGAATTTGGAAACGCAACAGCTAGTATAGATAATGACAAGCCTAATTATAATAGAAG GAAGAATGAGAATCAAGTTAGTGGAGCAGGCGCCGTAATGGAAGGTGTTGCAGAGCCTCATTCTGCAACACAGACTATGGTAGAATCAGATGTCTCTGGAGATGGATTTCACTGGCGAAAATATGGACAGAAGGTTGTGAAGGGAAATTTATATCCAAG AAGTTACTACAGATGCACCACTCCTAACTGTAACGTGCGTAAGTATgttgagaaggcatcagatgattCAGGATCTTTCGTTACAACATATGAGGGAAAACACAATCATGCGCTGCCAGCTAAGAAGACAAACCTAGCTGCTTCTGACCCTGATGCAGTAGCCCTTAACAACTCCAGGCATAATTTGAACACTTGA